A genomic window from Bradyrhizobium lupini includes:
- a CDS encoding SDR family oxidoreductase has translation MAQELAEKVAAITGAASGIGLECARTLIGAGARVVLIDRAEEALSSACVALGDQAIPLRIDLTDPLSMEAMMPQVLEKAGQLDIFHANAGAYVGGEVLGGDPDAWDRMLNLNVNALFRSIHAVLPHMVERKSGDIIVTSSIAGLVPVVWEPIYTASKHAVQAFVHTLRRQVAKHGLRVGAVAPGPVVTALIKDWPKEKIEEEMAAGGLMQPVEVAQAVLFMLTRPRNVTIRDLVILPQSNDL, from the coding sequence TTGGCCCAGGAACTTGCAGAAAAAGTCGCGGCGATCACCGGCGCCGCATCGGGCATCGGTCTCGAATGCGCCAGAACATTGATCGGGGCCGGCGCGCGGGTGGTGCTGATCGATCGGGCGGAAGAGGCGCTGAGCAGCGCCTGCGTTGCGCTGGGCGATCAGGCGATTCCGTTACGTATCGACCTCACCGATCCCCTGAGCATGGAAGCGATGATGCCGCAGGTGCTGGAGAAAGCGGGTCAACTGGACATCTTCCATGCGAATGCTGGTGCCTATGTCGGCGGCGAGGTGCTTGGCGGCGATCCCGACGCGTGGGACCGCATGCTCAATTTGAACGTCAATGCGCTGTTCCGGTCGATCCATGCGGTGCTGCCGCACATGGTTGAGCGCAAGAGCGGCGACATCATCGTCACCAGTTCGATCGCAGGTCTCGTGCCTGTCGTCTGGGAACCGATCTATACCGCGTCCAAGCACGCCGTGCAGGCTTTTGTGCATACTCTGCGCCGGCAGGTCGCGAAACACGGTTTGCGCGTCGGCGCCGTTGCGCCCGGTCCAGTCGTGACCGCGCTCATCAAGGATTGGCCCAAAGAGAAGATCGAGGAGGAAATGGCGGCCGGTGGCTTGATGCAGCCGGTGGAAGTCGCGCAGGCAGTGCTCTTCATGTTGACGCGCCCGAGAAACGTCACCATCCGCGACCTCGTCATTCTGCCGCAGAGCAACGATCTGTAA
- a CDS encoding SDR family oxidoreductase translates to MKKRNATVAVIGAGDFIGGEIAKKFASEGFTVFAGRRNGDKLAPLVKEIEAAGGEIHARSLDARKEEEIVSFLSDADKHAPLDVCIFNIGANVNFPILETTERVFRKVWEMACYSGFLAGREAARLMLPRGQGNIFFTGATASLRGGSGYAAFASAKFGLRAVAQAMARELGPKNIHVAHLVIDSGVDTEWVRQRRLEALGPNALDDPDLLMPPASVAASYWQLYQQPKSAWTFELEIRPFGEKW, encoded by the coding sequence TTGAAAAAGAGAAATGCAACCGTCGCCGTGATCGGCGCGGGCGATTTCATCGGCGGCGAGATCGCCAAGAAATTTGCCTCCGAGGGCTTTACTGTCTTCGCGGGTCGCCGCAACGGCGACAAGCTGGCGCCGCTGGTCAAGGAGATCGAGGCTGCCGGCGGCGAGATCCACGCACGTTCGCTCGACGCGCGCAAGGAGGAGGAGATCGTCTCCTTTCTGAGCGACGCCGACAAGCACGCACCATTGGATGTCTGCATCTTCAATATCGGTGCCAACGTCAACTTCCCGATCCTCGAGACGACCGAGCGCGTGTTCCGCAAGGTCTGGGAGATGGCCTGCTACTCCGGCTTCCTCGCCGGGCGCGAGGCGGCCCGGCTGATGCTGCCGCGCGGCCAGGGCAACATCTTCTTCACCGGTGCGACCGCTTCATTGCGCGGTGGCAGCGGCTATGCCGCCTTTGCCAGCGCCAAATTCGGACTGCGCGCTGTGGCGCAGGCAATGGCGCGCGAACTCGGCCCGAAGAATATCCACGTCGCGCACCTCGTTATCGATTCCGGCGTCGACACCGAATGGGTCCGCCAGCGGCGCCTGGAAGCGCTCGGGCCTAATGCGCTCGACGATCCGGATCTGCTGATGCCGCCGGCCTCGGTCGCGGCGTCCTATTGGCAGCTGTATCAGCAGCCGAAGAGCGCCTGGACCTTTGAGCTGGAAATCCGCCCCTTCGGTGAGAAGTGGTAG
- a CDS encoding ATP-binding cassette domain-containing protein, which produces MTTISDADDAQGGPRKPVLSLRGISKHFGAVSALTDVDLDVHAGEVVALVGDNGAGKSTLVKILAGVHQPTSGTITFGGEHVVLSDPSMALGLGIATVFQDLALCENLDVVANIFLGRELNPLRLDEVSMELRACTLLNELSARIPSVREPVASLSGGQRQTVAIARSLLTEPKLILLDEPTAALGVAQTAEVLDLVERVRARGLGVIMISHNMEDVRAVADRIVVLRLGRNNGEFDPDVSNQDLVTAITGADENSVSRRARRRRAHQSPELGR; this is translated from the coding sequence ATGACCACGATCTCGGATGCCGATGACGCGCAGGGCGGACCGCGCAAGCCGGTCTTGAGTCTTCGCGGAATTTCCAAGCATTTCGGCGCCGTGTCCGCCCTGACCGATGTTGATCTCGATGTGCATGCCGGCGAAGTCGTGGCACTTGTGGGTGATAACGGTGCAGGAAAATCCACGCTGGTGAAGATCCTTGCCGGCGTGCACCAACCCACCTCCGGAACGATCACGTTCGGCGGTGAACATGTTGTCCTGTCCGACCCATCCATGGCACTCGGCCTCGGCATCGCCACCGTTTTCCAGGATTTGGCCCTCTGCGAGAATCTCGACGTGGTCGCAAACATCTTCCTCGGCCGCGAGCTCAACCCGCTGCGGCTCGACGAGGTCTCCATGGAGCTTCGCGCCTGTACCTTGCTCAACGAGCTGTCAGCGCGGATCCCGAGCGTGCGAGAGCCCGTGGCGTCGCTCTCCGGCGGACAGCGCCAGACCGTGGCGATCGCGCGCTCGCTGCTGACTGAGCCGAAACTCATTCTGCTCGACGAGCCGACTGCGGCGCTCGGCGTTGCCCAAACCGCTGAGGTGCTAGACCTCGTCGAACGCGTTCGCGCACGCGGTCTCGGCGTCATCATGATCAGTCACAACATGGAGGACGTCCGCGCGGTTGCCGATCGGATCGTGGTGCTGCGCCTCGGTCGCAACAACGGCGAGTTCGATCCCGACGTGTCCAATCAGGATCTCGTTACGGCGATTACCGGAGCGGACGAAAATTCTGTCTCGCGCCGCGCCAGGCGGCGCCGCGCCCATCAGTCGCCGGAGCTTGGGCGATGA
- a CDS encoding sugar ABC transporter substrate-binding protein: MRKFSAKYAGTIGIALSLLGTTAISSRAAEVKNATVAFLMPDQASTRYEQHDYPGFVAEMKKLCDSCKVIYQNASADAARQQQQFNSVISQGAKVIVLDPVDSTAAASLVKMAQSQGIKVIAYDRPVPDAKVDFYVSFDNQAIGKAISESLVKHLKAANATAKEGEGVLEINGSPTDAAAGLIKKGIHEGLDKSGYPILAEYDTPDWAPPKAQQWASGQITRFGKKILGVVAANDGTGGGAIAAFKAAGIEPVPPVTGNDATIAALQLVIAGDQYNTISKPSEIVAAAAAQAAVKFLSGEMPKAEATLFNAPSKLFVPAVVTQENLKAEIIDKKIQTADQLCTGRYAAGCKKLGITQ, encoded by the coding sequence ATGAGAAAGTTCTCTGCTAAATATGCGGGCACAATTGGCATAGCCCTCTCGCTGCTCGGCACAACAGCCATTTCTTCGCGGGCCGCAGAGGTGAAGAACGCGACCGTCGCCTTCCTGATGCCGGACCAGGCCTCCACCCGCTATGAACAACATGATTATCCGGGCTTCGTCGCAGAGATGAAGAAGCTGTGCGACAGTTGCAAGGTGATCTACCAGAACGCCAGCGCGGATGCCGCGCGGCAGCAACAGCAATTCAACTCGGTGATTTCGCAGGGCGCCAAGGTAATCGTGCTCGACCCCGTCGACTCCACTGCCGCGGCATCCCTGGTCAAGATGGCACAATCGCAAGGCATCAAGGTCATTGCCTATGACCGGCCGGTCCCCGACGCCAAGGTCGATTTTTACGTGTCCTTCGACAATCAAGCCATCGGCAAGGCTATCTCCGAATCGCTCGTCAAGCATCTTAAGGCCGCCAACGCGACGGCGAAGGAGGGCGAAGGCGTACTCGAAATCAATGGATCGCCGACCGATGCCGCTGCGGGACTCATCAAGAAGGGGATCCACGAGGGGCTTGATAAGAGCGGCTATCCAATTCTGGCCGAATACGACACGCCGGACTGGGCGCCGCCGAAGGCGCAGCAATGGGCGAGTGGCCAGATCACCCGCTTCGGCAAGAAGATCCTCGGCGTCGTAGCTGCCAATGACGGCACGGGCGGTGGCGCAATTGCCGCCTTCAAGGCCGCAGGTATCGAGCCGGTGCCGCCGGTGACGGGCAACGATGCGACGATTGCCGCGCTTCAGCTCGTCATCGCAGGCGATCAGTACAACACGATCTCCAAACCCAGTGAGATCGTGGCAGCTGCTGCGGCGCAAGCGGCGGTGAAATTCCTCTCCGGAGAGATGCCCAAGGCGGAAGCTACGCTATTCAATGCGCCATCGAAGTTGTTCGTGCCGGCCGTCGTCACTCAGGAGAACCTGAAGGCGGAGATTATCGATAAGAAGATCCAGACGGCCGATCAGCTCTGCACGGGCCGATATGCCGCGGGTTGCAAGAAGCTTGGCATCACGCAGTGA
- a CDS encoding acetyl-CoA C-acyltransferase — MTTEAVIVSTARTGVGKAYRGALNNTEGPTMAGHVMAEAVRRAGVEPDEVEDVVMGCAMQQGTMVMNVARKGAVRAGLPVTVAGTTIDRQCASGLQAIAVAARSIMLDGVEIAIGGGIESISLVQNDHMNRFHAVDDELMAMKPEMYMSMLDTAEIVAERYKIGRDRQDEYSLECQRRIGAAMQAGRFNDEIVPITTTMAVVNKDTREVSYQQVTLSKDEGPRPETTAEGLAKIKPVFEGKTITAGNASQLSDGASACVLMSDKTAAKKGLKPLGIFRGFVAAGVEPDEMGIGPVAAIPRLLKRHGLRIDDIDLWELNEAYAVQVIYCRDKLGIDPDKLNVNGGSIAIGHPYGMTGSRLAGHILIEGRRRKAKYGVVTMCIGGGMGAAGLFELVN, encoded by the coding sequence ATGACGACAGAGGCAGTTATCGTTTCCACCGCCCGCACCGGCGTCGGCAAGGCCTATCGCGGTGCGCTGAACAACACCGAGGGGCCGACCATGGCTGGCCATGTGATGGCCGAAGCGGTGAGGCGCGCGGGCGTTGAGCCGGACGAGGTCGAAGACGTGGTGATGGGTTGCGCGATGCAGCAGGGCACCATGGTGATGAACGTCGCACGCAAGGGGGCGGTTCGTGCCGGCCTGCCGGTCACCGTCGCCGGCACCACGATCGATCGGCAGTGCGCCTCCGGCCTGCAGGCGATCGCGGTCGCGGCCCGCTCGATCATGCTGGATGGCGTCGAGATCGCGATCGGAGGCGGCATCGAATCGATCAGCCTGGTGCAGAACGACCACATGAACAGGTTCCACGCCGTCGACGACGAGCTGATGGCGATGAAGCCCGAGATGTACATGTCGATGCTCGACACTGCCGAGATTGTCGCCGAGCGCTACAAGATCGGTCGCGACCGGCAGGACGAATACAGCCTCGAATGTCAGCGCCGCATTGGTGCCGCGATGCAGGCCGGTCGCTTCAATGACGAGATCGTCCCGATCACAACGACGATGGCCGTCGTCAACAAGGACACCAGGGAAGTCTCCTATCAGCAGGTGACGCTGTCGAAGGACGAAGGGCCGCGCCCCGAGACCACGGCGGAAGGACTGGCGAAGATCAAGCCGGTATTCGAAGGCAAGACCATCACGGCCGGCAATGCCAGCCAGCTCTCCGACGGAGCATCGGCCTGCGTGCTCATGAGCGACAAGACCGCCGCCAAGAAGGGCCTTAAGCCGCTCGGCATCTTCCGCGGCTTCGTCGCCGCCGGAGTCGAGCCGGACGAAATGGGCATCGGTCCGGTCGCGGCGATCCCGCGCCTTCTCAAGCGCCACGGCCTGAGGATCGATGACATCGATCTTTGGGAGCTGAACGAAGCCTATGCTGTCCAGGTGATCTACTGCCGCGACAAGCTCGGCATCGATCCGGACAAGCTGAACGTCAATGGCGGCTCGATCGCGATCGGCCATCCCTACGGCATGACGGGCAGCCGGCTTGCGGGCCATATCCTGATCGAGGGGCGGCGGCGCAAGGCGAAGTACGGCGTGGTGACCATGTGCATCGGCGGCGGCATGGGCGCGGCCGGCCTATTTGAACTCGTCAACTGA
- a CDS encoding cytochrome b5 domain-containing protein, with product MRAVIVGAGMGGLMTALALRRSGVFASVDVYEQTKVPSTAGAGLNIPPNGARICRWLGVDLDGGDSKGPDGVIDGGRAAILESTRQFNADGSVTKRPFDHVTAAGDGAGFHHMHRLDLLMCLYKRVSDFGIDSGAPCPIAVHMDCRLTQLRQTAGEVIATFSNGRTATGELLVGADGINSATLQLAWPNSRPKRWTEVTCFRGLIPRTGVASLRKANGNPLDHNPINSFSMDRHRADRSGATTYWVRGGELLNVWIAHYEPESAAFEQEEGDWFPVSQQEIVREVGEAFAGHPSRDDLIALSGAIVRPTKWGLYDRDALETWVQGRICLLGDAAHPMLPTFGQGAAQSFEDAAALASAFALHQRDVPTALLHYERVRHYRATRFQLGSKFAFDHLRAKDTAEQKALLERLDERVSPAFAHDKRGGEDDSWIYAYDARKIGSELPAKRLGPWDFRRTAKVRYGGIKLWMPANPAKGTRRVTREEVALHNTQNDCWIIISGKVYDITEWAPHHPGGAGIARMYAGKEATAEFGDYHSTEAVAHMANFCVGALVEN from the coding sequence ATGAGGGCAGTGATCGTCGGTGCGGGAATGGGCGGGTTGATGACGGCCTTGGCGCTGCGTCGGTCGGGAGTGTTCGCATCGGTCGATGTCTACGAGCAAACGAAGGTGCCTAGCACCGCAGGCGCCGGGTTGAACATCCCGCCCAACGGGGCGCGAATATGTCGTTGGCTAGGCGTCGACCTGGATGGGGGAGATTCCAAAGGCCCCGACGGGGTCATTGACGGCGGCCGCGCGGCAATCCTGGAGTCGACACGACAGTTCAACGCAGATGGGAGCGTGACAAAGAGGCCATTCGATCATGTCACCGCCGCAGGCGACGGCGCCGGCTTTCATCACATGCACAGGCTGGACCTTTTGATGTGCCTGTACAAGCGAGTGTCCGACTTCGGTATCGACAGCGGCGCGCCATGCCCGATCGCGGTGCACATGGACTGCAGACTGACGCAGCTGCGTCAGACCGCAGGCGAGGTAATAGCGACCTTTTCGAATGGTCGAACCGCCACGGGAGAGCTTCTCGTAGGTGCGGACGGGATCAACTCTGCGACGTTACAGCTGGCGTGGCCGAATTCGCGTCCCAAGCGTTGGACGGAGGTAACCTGCTTTCGAGGACTCATTCCGCGGACGGGGGTTGCGTCCCTCCGCAAAGCGAACGGTAACCCGCTGGACCACAATCCCATCAACTCCTTCAGCATGGACCGCCATCGGGCGGATAGGAGCGGCGCGACCACGTACTGGGTACGCGGCGGCGAGTTGTTGAACGTGTGGATCGCGCATTATGAGCCTGAGTCCGCCGCGTTCGAGCAGGAGGAGGGCGACTGGTTTCCCGTCAGTCAGCAGGAGATCGTTCGCGAGGTCGGCGAGGCATTCGCGGGCCATCCCAGCAGAGACGACCTCATCGCTCTGTCGGGGGCGATCGTTCGTCCTACCAAGTGGGGTCTCTACGATCGCGATGCGCTCGAAACCTGGGTGCAGGGCCGCATCTGCCTGCTCGGTGACGCGGCGCACCCGATGCTACCCACATTCGGTCAAGGAGCTGCTCAGTCCTTCGAAGACGCCGCCGCCCTTGCCAGCGCCTTTGCGCTTCACCAGCGCGATGTGCCTACAGCCTTGTTGCACTACGAACGCGTGCGGCATTACCGCGCTACCCGCTTTCAATTGGGATCCAAATTCGCCTTCGACCATTTGCGAGCGAAGGACACCGCTGAGCAGAAGGCGCTACTGGAGAGACTCGATGAGCGTGTGAGTCCTGCCTTTGCCCATGATAAGCGCGGCGGCGAGGACGATTCCTGGATCTACGCCTACGACGCCCGCAAGATCGGCAGCGAGTTGCCTGCCAAGAGGCTAGGTCCGTGGGACTTCCGCCGAACCGCCAAGGTAAGGTACGGTGGGATCAAGCTCTGGATGCCCGCCAATCCGGCGAAGGGTACGCGCCGCGTCACGCGCGAAGAGGTCGCTCTGCACAACACACAGAACGACTGCTGGATCATCATCTCGGGAAAAGTTTATGACATCACCGAGTGGGCCCCTCATCACCCTGGCGGCGCTGGAATCGCACGAATGTACGCTGGCAAGGAGGCCACTGCCGAATTCGGTGACTATCACAGCACCGAGGCCGTCGCGCACATGGCAAATTTTTGCGTGGGCGCTCTCGTCGAGAATTGA
- a CDS encoding response regulator, which produces MLSSAEEALTLFRSGMKEYRAVVADVNLKGTLSGWELARQLRQREPTFPVVYMTGAAANDWGSQGVPNSILLQKPFAPAQLVTAVSKLLNEVHRRTSKNRRRHWLAQQASVPAVHGGRNEARQ; this is translated from the coding sequence ATTCTCTCGTCTGCCGAGGAAGCCCTGACTCTCTTCAGAAGCGGCATGAAGGAGTACCGGGCGGTCGTCGCGGATGTGAACCTCAAGGGCACGCTCAGCGGCTGGGAATTGGCCAGACAGCTCAGACAACGAGAGCCGACGTTTCCCGTGGTCTACATGACGGGCGCTGCAGCGAACGATTGGGGTTCGCAGGGCGTCCCAAATAGCATCCTGTTGCAGAAGCCGTTTGCACCGGCCCAGCTTGTCACTGCGGTCTCGAAGCTCCTCAATGAGGTCCACCGACGCACAAGTAAAAACCGCCGCCGTCACTGGCTCGCACAGCAAGCCAGCGTCCCAGCCGTCCATGGCGGCAGGAACGAAGCTCGGCAATGA
- a CDS encoding sugar ABC transporter permease, which produces MTDDTQQVSTARLLDRSDERVKHADTLGNTIGAFVDRVRSGDLGSLPVVVGLIVICAAFETLNPVFLAPNNLVNLLFDCATVGVISLGIVCILMVGEIDLSVGSVSGFSSALVGVLWVAQDWPVAVAIVTALVLGAAIGALYAFLFNRLGMPSFVSTLAGLLTWLGLQLYLLGSSGSINLPYGSALVNFGQMLVMPSIVSYVLAAVASVVMFVTGYRTAARRRAAGLSASSLGRMVLKALLVTIVLEFVVYYLNLGRGIPWMFGLFVGLCVIMNYALTRTKWGRSMSAVGGNREAARRAGINVRRVYSTAFMLCSTLAAAGGILAAARLASSSQQAGTGDVNLNAIAAAVIGGTSLFGGRGSAYSALLGVIVIQSIASGLTLLDLSSSLRYMITGAVLAIAVIVDSLARRSRLSHGRA; this is translated from the coding sequence ATGACCGACGACACGCAACAGGTTTCGACGGCGCGGTTGCTCGACCGCAGTGACGAACGAGTCAAGCACGCGGACACGCTTGGAAACACGATCGGCGCCTTTGTGGACCGTGTGCGGTCGGGCGATCTCGGATCGCTGCCGGTGGTCGTCGGGCTCATCGTCATCTGCGCGGCGTTCGAGACCCTCAACCCTGTTTTTCTCGCGCCGAACAATCTGGTCAATTTGCTTTTCGATTGCGCGACAGTGGGTGTGATCTCGCTGGGCATCGTCTGTATCCTGATGGTCGGCGAAATCGATCTGTCGGTCGGATCGGTGAGCGGGTTCTCTTCGGCGCTCGTCGGCGTGCTTTGGGTCGCTCAGGATTGGCCGGTCGCCGTGGCGATCGTCACGGCGTTGGTGCTGGGCGCTGCCATCGGCGCGCTCTATGCATTTTTGTTCAATCGTCTGGGTATGCCGAGCTTCGTCTCGACGCTGGCCGGCCTGCTGACGTGGCTCGGCCTGCAGCTGTATCTGCTCGGCTCCTCCGGCTCGATCAACCTTCCGTATGGATCGGCGCTGGTCAATTTCGGACAGATGCTCGTCATGCCGTCGATCGTATCCTACGTGCTGGCGGCGGTCGCGAGCGTGGTTATGTTCGTGACCGGCTACCGAACGGCCGCGCGCCGGCGGGCGGCGGGGCTATCGGCCAGTTCGCTTGGTCGCATGGTGCTGAAGGCGCTGCTGGTCACCATCGTGCTCGAATTCGTTGTCTATTATCTCAATCTCGGGCGCGGCATTCCCTGGATGTTTGGTCTGTTCGTCGGCTTGTGCGTGATCATGAATTACGCATTGACGAGAACCAAATGGGGCCGCTCGATGTCTGCCGTCGGCGGCAATCGCGAGGCGGCCCGTCGGGCTGGCATCAACGTTCGCCGGGTCTATTCGACCGCATTCATGCTGTGCTCCACGCTGGCCGCGGCCGGCGGCATTCTGGCCGCAGCGCGGCTGGCATCTTCCAGCCAGCAGGCCGGGACCGGGGATGTGAACCTCAACGCGATCGCCGCCGCGGTCATCGGTGGCACAAGCCTGTTTGGCGGCCGCGGGAGCGCCTATTCCGCGCTCCTCGGCGTCATCGTCATCCAGTCCATCGCGAGCGGCCTCACGCTGCTCGATCTCTCCTCGTCGCTGCGGTACATGATTACGGGCGCGGTCCTTGCCATTGCAGTCATCGTCGATTCGCTGGCACGGCGCTCGCGCCTTTCCCACGGCCGAGCTTGA
- a CDS encoding AraC family transcriptional regulator: MEPDLEVVQIRRGESFKAWSHGYPFHTVRWHFHPEYELHQVVATSGRYFVGDFIGDFEPGNLVLTGPNLPHNWVSDLPAECAIPLRGRILQFSEEFIGDLMKVMPELSGLAALLDFSRRGALFTRSTSDALVPLMEEIVTANGVRRIELFLMILGILCRAARQARPLSSPNYLPDPSGYMSVGMNKALAFIRKNLTQPFGEAELAAIAGQSQSAFSRSFRRHTGMSLVQYVKRLRINLACQILMSDEQASITDICFEVGFNNLSNFNRQFLAEKGMPPSRFRRLLAHNIDEAHAA; encoded by the coding sequence ATGGAACCGGACCTGGAAGTTGTCCAGATACGGCGCGGCGAGTCATTCAAGGCGTGGTCGCACGGCTACCCATTCCACACCGTCCGCTGGCATTTCCATCCCGAGTACGAGCTCCATCAGGTCGTGGCCACCAGCGGACGCTATTTCGTCGGTGACTTCATCGGCGACTTCGAACCAGGTAATCTCGTGCTCACCGGCCCCAATTTGCCGCACAATTGGGTGAGCGATCTGCCGGCAGAGTGCGCCATCCCGCTACGCGGACGCATCCTTCAATTCAGCGAAGAATTCATCGGCGACCTGATGAAGGTCATGCCTGAGCTTTCGGGCCTTGCCGCACTGCTGGATTTTTCCCGGCGTGGTGCGCTGTTCACCCGCAGCACGAGCGATGCGCTCGTCCCACTCATGGAGGAGATCGTCACGGCGAACGGCGTGCGCCGGATCGAGCTGTTCTTGATGATCTTGGGGATACTCTGTCGCGCCGCGCGACAGGCGCGTCCGCTGTCCAGCCCAAACTATCTGCCCGATCCGTCTGGCTACATGTCCGTGGGAATGAACAAGGCACTCGCATTCATCCGGAAGAATCTGACGCAACCTTTCGGCGAAGCGGAGCTTGCTGCGATCGCCGGTCAATCGCAAAGCGCATTTTCGCGCTCGTTCCGCCGGCACACGGGCATGTCATTGGTGCAATACGTTAAGCGGCTGCGTATCAATCTCGCTTGTCAGATATTGATGAGCGACGAGCAGGCTTCCATCACCGACATCTGCTTCGAGGTCGGCTTCAACAATCTCTCCAATTTTAACCGGCAGTTCCTGGCCGAGAAAGGCATGCCCCCTTCGCGCTTCAGACGATTGTTGGCGCACAACATCGATGAGGCGCACGCGGCCTAG
- a CDS encoding YciI family protein, translating to MKYYLCKYIPPRADFLATMSAAEKQWMKQHGAFLDDLLAKGQIVAHGPVTDPRGGYGVSLYQIPNDLDIEAVTSEDPVVKNGAGHYEHYPMMHLKARG from the coding sequence ATGAAGTACTATCTCTGCAAGTACATTCCGCCCCGGGCGGATTTCCTGGCGACCATGAGCGCCGCTGAGAAACAATGGATGAAGCAGCACGGTGCGTTCCTGGATGATCTGCTCGCAAAGGGGCAGATCGTCGCGCACGGTCCCGTCACGGACCCGCGTGGCGGTTATGGCGTGTCGCTCTATCAGATCCCAAACGATCTCGACATCGAGGCGGTCACCTCGGAAGATCCTGTCGTGAAGAACGGCGCCGGCCACTATGAGCATTACCCGATGATGCATTTGAAGGCGCGCGGCTGA
- a CDS encoding acyl-CoA dehydrogenase family protein, with product MELALSPEDAAFRDEVRAFIAENYPKEMRVPNPETDLTKEQSLLWHQILYEKGWIAPLWPKEFGGPGWSITRRFIFEQETSRAGTLPPLAFSVTMVGPVIYTFGNDAQKQKFLPRILSGEDWWCQGYSEPGSGSDLATVRTKAVRDGDHYIVNGHKTWTTLAQHADWIFCLVRTDSSAKPQAGISFLLIDMKSPGVTVRPIITIDGSHEVNDVFLEDVRVPVENLIGEENTGWTYAKFLLGNERTSMAGIGRSTRYLDRLKKIVKAEIAADDPAHLEFRKEIGRLELDVLALEATELRVVAQMARGIDPGPAASLFKIRGTEIFQGITELTHRAIGNYGLALREQPSGANQFMPGADYGHTASEKYLNARKLSIYGGSNEIQRNIIAKAVLGL from the coding sequence ATGGAACTCGCACTGTCTCCCGAAGATGCGGCCTTCCGTGATGAGGTGCGCGCTTTCATCGCCGAAAACTATCCGAAGGAAATGCGGGTCCCTAATCCGGAGACCGACCTGACCAAAGAGCAATCGTTGCTCTGGCACCAAATTCTCTACGAGAAGGGCTGGATCGCGCCGCTTTGGCCCAAGGAATTTGGCGGCCCTGGCTGGTCGATCACCCGGCGTTTCATCTTCGAGCAGGAGACCAGCCGGGCCGGGACGCTGCCGCCGTTGGCGTTCAGCGTCACCATGGTTGGTCCGGTCATTTACACCTTCGGCAATGATGCCCAGAAGCAGAAGTTCTTGCCGCGGATACTGTCGGGTGAAGACTGGTGGTGCCAAGGCTATTCCGAGCCGGGCTCAGGCTCAGACCTCGCCACCGTCCGGACCAAGGCTGTGCGCGACGGCGACCATTACATCGTCAACGGTCACAAGACCTGGACAACGTTGGCGCAGCACGCCGACTGGATCTTCTGCCTGGTGCGTACTGATTCGAGCGCCAAGCCTCAGGCGGGCATCTCGTTCCTCCTGATCGACATGAAGTCGCCAGGCGTGACCGTGCGTCCGATCATCACGATCGACGGTTCGCACGAGGTCAATGACGTCTTCCTCGAGGATGTCCGCGTTCCCGTCGAGAACCTGATCGGCGAGGAGAACACGGGCTGGACCTACGCAAAATTCCTGCTGGGCAACGAGCGCACCAGCATGGCCGGGATCGGCCGGTCGACGCGCTACCTCGACCGGTTGAAGAAGATCGTGAAAGCGGAGATCGCAGCGGACGATCCGGCGCATCTCGAATTTCGCAAGGAGATCGGCCGGCTCGAGCTCGATGTGCTCGCGCTCGAGGCCACCGAGCTGCGGGTCGTTGCCCAGATGGCGCGCGGCATCGATCCGGGGCCCGCGGCCTCGCTGTTCAAGATCCGCGGCACCGAGATCTTCCAGGGCATTACCGAGCTCACACATCGTGCCATCGGCAACTATGGCCTGGCGCTTCGCGAGCAACCGTCGGGCGCAAACCAGTTCATGCCGGGTGCCGATTACGGCCACACAGCGTCGGAGAAATACCTGAACGCGCGCAAGCTCAGCATCTACGGTGGATCAAACGAGATCCAGCGCAACATCATCGCCAAAGCGGTGCTCGGTCTCTAG